A genomic segment from Vagococcus zengguangii encodes:
- the rplT gene encoding 50S ribosomal protein L20, with amino-acid sequence MARVKGGYTTRQRRKKVLKLAKGYYGSKHTLYKTAKEQVMKSYSYAYRDRRQKKRDFRKLWIARINAAARMNGLSYSKMMHGLKLAEVDINRKMLAELAVNDAAAFTALADTAKDALAK; translated from the coding sequence ATGGCACGTGTTAAAGGTGGTTACACAACCCGTCAACGTCGTAAAAAAGTGCTTAAGTTAGCTAAAGGCTACTATGGCTCAAAACATACATTATACAAAACAGCAAAAGAACAAGTGATGAAATCTTACAGCTACGCTTACAGAGATCGTCGTCAGAAAAAACGTGATTTCCGTAAATTATGGATCGCACGTATCAACGCTGCTGCTCGCATGAACGGCTTAAGCTACAGCAAAATGATGCACGGTTTAAAATTAGCTGAGGTTGACATCAACCGTAAAATGTTAGCTGAATTAGCTGTTAACGATGCTGCTGCATTCACTGCATTAGCTGATACTGCTAAAGACGCTTTAGCTAAATAA
- the rpmI gene encoding 50S ribosomal protein L35: MPKMKTHRGLAKRVKRTGGGGLKRFRAFTSHRFHGKTKKQRRQLRRPSMVSKGDFKRIRQQLTYLKK, from the coding sequence ATGCCAAAAATGAAAACTCACCGCGGATTAGCGAAACGTGTTAAACGTACAGGTGGTGGCGGATTGAAACGCTTCCGTGCATTTACAAGTCACCGTTTCCACGGAAAAACTAAAAAACAACGTCGTCAATTACGTCGTCCAAGTATGGTATCAAAAGGCGATTTCAAACGTATTCGTCAACAATTAACTTACTTGAAAAAATAG
- the nagZ gene encoding beta-N-acetylhexosaminidase, which translates to MIELSKKVGSLFVIGFEGTSVSPELRQLMTDYHIGSVILFSRNITSAEQLKKLTTEIQATAQEVGYEHPVLICLDQENGVIRRITEDITLFPGQMSQAATNDPSIARKIAEATAIELKNLGINWNLAPVADINNNPENPIIGVRSFGDQPEKVAQYVGEALAGYQAQHMISSVKHFPGHGDTMVDSHLAVPVIEKSLDELKQMELVPFERAITLNCDTIMISHIIFSSLDSQPASISKLLITDLLRDELGYKGVVVSDCLEMDAISQTVGVVEGSYQAFNAGADLLMISHTYEKQIAAMDHLIAKIKQGEISEQRLEKSLERMEQLISKHSIDFDFELSSFEKKEHEELAEKAYQMGCVNMVPSSITSPLITEDDKIVVLFPDEKNLLRVEDIHNAYDFDKIFKELTNDTTFVTYNHQGLIDCKHEELLTTLGQNDKIMLFTVNVNMNDWLVNFSSQLILPTVHFVMRNPYDLDKLSLPNRLAGVVMFEPTQAVITQAMNHLDDLTYFTGEMPIRLQDN; encoded by the coding sequence TTGATAGAGTTAAGTAAAAAAGTCGGTTCATTGTTTGTAATAGGATTTGAAGGAACCTCTGTTAGTCCGGAATTACGCCAATTAATGACTGATTATCATATCGGTAGTGTGATTTTATTTAGTCGAAATATTACATCGGCTGAACAATTAAAAAAATTAACTACTGAAATACAAGCGACTGCTCAAGAAGTTGGATATGAACATCCTGTATTAATTTGTCTAGATCAAGAGAACGGTGTGATTCGTAGGATAACAGAAGATATCACACTGTTTCCTGGACAAATGTCTCAAGCAGCTACTAATGATCCGAGTATAGCAAGAAAAATAGCAGAAGCAACGGCGATTGAATTGAAAAATCTAGGTATAAATTGGAATTTAGCGCCTGTTGCGGATATTAATAACAATCCTGAAAATCCAATTATCGGTGTGCGTTCTTTTGGTGACCAACCAGAAAAAGTTGCACAATATGTTGGAGAAGCACTAGCAGGCTACCAAGCGCAGCATATGATTAGTTCAGTTAAACATTTTCCAGGTCATGGTGATACAATGGTAGATTCACACTTGGCAGTGCCAGTGATTGAAAAAAGCTTGGACGAGTTAAAGCAAATGGAGTTAGTGCCTTTTGAACGAGCTATTACGTTGAATTGTGATACGATTATGATTTCTCATATAATATTCTCTTCATTAGATAGTCAACCCGCTAGTATCTCAAAGCTCTTAATTACTGATTTACTGCGCGATGAGTTAGGTTATAAAGGTGTGGTTGTTTCAGATTGTTTAGAGATGGACGCAATTAGTCAGACGGTAGGCGTTGTTGAAGGAAGTTATCAAGCGTTTAATGCGGGAGCAGATTTATTGATGATTTCGCATACATACGAAAAACAGATAGCTGCTATGGACCATCTAATTGCTAAAATCAAGCAAGGTGAAATTAGCGAGCAACGGCTAGAAAAATCACTAGAGCGTATGGAACAATTAATTTCTAAACACTCAATCGATTTTGATTTTGAGTTAAGTTCATTCGAAAAAAAAGAACATGAGGAATTAGCTGAAAAGGCTTATCAAATGGGATGTGTGAATATGGTACCATCATCTATTACATCTCCATTGATCACTGAAGATGATAAAATAGTGGTATTGTTCCCTGATGAGAAAAATTTATTGCGTGTGGAAGATATTCATAATGCGTATGATTTCGATAAAATTTTTAAGGAACTCACAAATGATACCACCTTTGTAACATACAATCACCAAGGTTTAATTGATTGTAAACATGAGGAATTATTAACAACTCTCGGTCAAAATGACAAAATAATGTTGTTCACAGTGAATGTTAACATGAATGACTGGTTGGTTAATTTTTCAAGTCAACTAATCTTACCAACTGTTCATTTCGTTATGAGAAATCCGTATGATCTTGATAAGTTATCTTTACCTAATCGCTTGGCAGGTGTAGTAATGTTTGAACCAACTCAAGCAGTGATAACTCAAGCGATGAACCATTTAGATGATTTGACCTATTTTACTGGCGAAATGCCTATTAGACTGCAAGATAATTAA
- a CDS encoding metal ABC transporter solute-binding protein, Zn/Mn family, whose protein sequence is MKKLIGILSLVALLLMVTACGKESDSADKNKLEVVASYSVIADMVQEVGGDKVTVTSLVTRGTDPHSYEPTPQDTLAVEKADIVLSNGLNLETGKGWYQKLIENSRKEEVSFVVSEGVAPKFLTTKGEEGQEDPHAWLSLSNGQLYVENITKYLGQVDPDNQAYYEENAKNYNQTLQELYETGKEKFAQIPEKQRVLVTSEGAFKYFAEAFNLQAEFIWEINTDTQGTPEQIQRVASIIKENKVPALFIETSVSPKTMEAVSRETQTPIVSTVFTDSLAKEGEEGDTYYDMMAWNIEHISTGLLGD, encoded by the coding sequence ATGAAAAAACTTATAGGAATACTGAGTTTAGTTGCGCTGTTACTTATGGTGACGGCTTGTGGTAAAGAGTCAGATAGTGCAGATAAAAATAAATTAGAAGTTGTTGCCAGTTATTCGGTGATTGCGGATATGGTTCAAGAAGTAGGTGGGGATAAAGTCACAGTAACGAGTCTTGTAACGCGTGGTACGGATCCGCATAGCTATGAGCCAACGCCCCAGGATACGTTAGCAGTTGAAAAGGCCGATATTGTTTTATCTAATGGTTTGAATTTAGAAACAGGAAAAGGTTGGTATCAGAAATTAATCGAGAATAGTCGTAAAGAAGAGGTTAGCTTTGTTGTATCAGAAGGGGTGGCACCTAAATTTTTAACGACTAAGGGTGAAGAAGGGCAAGAAGATCCGCATGCTTGGTTGTCACTAAGCAATGGTCAACTGTATGTTGAAAATATTACCAAGTATTTAGGGCAAGTGGATCCTGACAATCAGGCTTATTATGAAGAAAATGCAAAAAATTATAACCAAACCCTACAAGAATTGTACGAAACAGGTAAGGAAAAGTTTGCGCAGATACCTGAAAAACAACGCGTATTAGTTACAAGTGAAGGGGCCTTTAAATATTTTGCGGAAGCCTTTAATTTGCAAGCAGAATTTATTTGGGAAATTAATACCGATACCCAAGGCACGCCGGAGCAAATTCAGCGCGTTGCTTCTATTATTAAAGAAAACAAGGTGCCGGCATTGTTTATTGAGACCAGTGTTTCACCCAAAACAATGGAAGCGGTCAGTCGTGAAACACAAACGCCTATCGTTTCAACCGTTTTTACCGATTCATTAGCTAAAGAAGGTGAAGAGGGCGATACGTATTATGACATGATGGCTTGGAATATTGAACACATTTCAACTGGTTTATTAGGTGATTAG
- a CDS encoding metal ABC transporter ATP-binding protein, which produces MILNRVSTNIPLNQMIGIIGPNGSGKSTFLKGLLSLIKTESGRVTVNGKDILAPDTHVAYVPQKAEVDTTFPITVFETVLMGTYPTLKKWQRLGKEQKAIAQACIERLGLEDFTKRGLNELSGGQLQRVFIARALAQQADLLLLDEPFVGIDIVSEQVIMEVLKELVSQDKTILMVHHDLAKVPQYFDYVLLINQGIVAQGPVADTFTSETLQQVYGTWMGDMIPTNDVPTLNVKQAERKVAG; this is translated from the coding sequence ATGATATTAAATCGTGTTTCAACTAATATTCCTTTAAATCAAATGATCGGTATTATCGGGCCAAACGGTTCAGGTAAATCAACATTCCTAAAAGGTCTTTTATCTTTGATAAAAACGGAAAGTGGTAGAGTGACGGTCAATGGTAAAGATATTTTGGCGCCAGATACTCATGTCGCTTATGTGCCACAAAAGGCAGAAGTTGATACAACGTTTCCGATAACCGTCTTTGAAACGGTTCTGATGGGGACCTATCCGACGTTAAAAAAATGGCAACGACTAGGTAAAGAACAAAAAGCTATTGCACAAGCGTGTATTGAACGACTGGGGTTAGAAGATTTCACCAAACGAGGATTGAATGAATTGTCTGGAGGCCAATTACAACGCGTTTTTATCGCTAGAGCTTTAGCACAACAGGCCGATTTATTATTATTAGATGAACCATTTGTAGGAATCGACATTGTTAGTGAGCAAGTCATCATGGAAGTTCTAAAAGAATTGGTTTCTCAAGATAAAACCATTTTGATGGTTCATCATGACTTGGCCAAAGTGCCTCAATATTTTGACTATGTCTTACTTATTAATCAAGGGATTGTCGCGCAAGGCCCGGTCGCTGATACCTTTACGAGTGAAACGTTGCAACAAGTTTATGGTACGTGGATGGGGGATATGATACCAACTAATGATGTTCCGACACTAAACGTCAAGCAAGCAGAAAGGAAGGTAGCAGGATGA
- a CDS encoding TIGR00730 family Rossman fold protein, producing MNIAVYCASAMGINPIYAEKSRELGQWMASEGYDLVYGGSKLGLMGVLARELIEAKRQTIGVMPHFLADNEITQEGLTELLYVDTMHERKQKMIDLADVFIAMPGGPGTLEEISEVVSWSRIGQHDKPCIFYNVNGYYDLLAQFFDQMVTEGFLFASDREALLFSDSLIEIQAFITNYTPPTKRVYDK from the coding sequence ATGAATATTGCAGTATACTGTGCTTCAGCGATGGGGATTAACCCAATTTATGCTGAAAAATCCCGTGAGCTTGGCCAATGGATGGCAAGCGAAGGGTATGATTTAGTTTACGGCGGCTCAAAATTAGGGTTGATGGGTGTCTTAGCTAGAGAACTAATTGAAGCTAAGCGTCAAACAATCGGTGTCATGCCACATTTTTTGGCAGATAATGAGATTACGCAAGAGGGATTGACCGAATTGCTATATGTTGACACAATGCATGAGCGTAAACAAAAGATGATTGACTTGGCGGATGTCTTTATAGCGATGCCAGGTGGTCCGGGAACATTAGAGGAAATCAGTGAAGTCGTTTCGTGGAGTCGTATTGGCCAACATGATAAACCATGTATTTTTTATAATGTGAATGGTTATTACGATTTATTGGCGCAGTTTTTTGATCAGATGGTAACAGAAGGTTTTCTTTTTGCCAGTGATCGTGAAGCGCTCTTGTTCTCAGATTCGTTAATAGAGATTCAAGCATTTATAACAAATTATACCCCACCAACTAAACGGGTTTATGATAAATAA
- the infC gene encoding translation initiation factor IF-3, producing the protein MTIAKDMMVNDGIRARELRLISQDGDQLGVKTKAEALAIAEAANLDVVLVSPNAKPPVARIMDYGKFRFEQQKKAREARKKQKVVNVKEVRLSPTIEANDFNTKLRQARKFLESGDKVKASIRFRGRAITHKQIGQDVLTRFAEEAKDIADIEVKPKMEGRSMFLMLAPKNEK; encoded by the coding sequence ATGACCATAGCTAAAGATATGATGGTGAACGACGGCATTCGTGCACGTGAGTTACGATTAATTTCTCAAGATGGTGATCAATTAGGAGTTAAAACAAAAGCAGAGGCCTTAGCAATCGCTGAAGCAGCTAACTTAGATGTTGTGCTTGTGTCCCCTAATGCTAAACCACCAGTTGCTCGTATCATGGACTACGGAAAATTCCGTTTTGAGCAACAAAAGAAAGCCCGCGAAGCTCGCAAAAAACAAAAAGTAGTGAACGTTAAGGAAGTTAGATTAAGTCCAACGATTGAAGCTAATGACTTTAATACTAAACTACGTCAAGCACGTAAGTTTCTGGAAAGTGGAGATAAAGTTAAAGCATCTATCCGTTTTAGAGGTCGTGCCATTACGCATAAGCAGATTGGTCAGGACGTCTTAACACGCTTTGCAGAGGAAGCTAAAGATATTGCCGACATCGAAGTTAAACCTAAGATGGAAGGCCGTAGCATGTTTCTAATGCTGGCACCAAAAAACGAGAAGTAA
- a CDS encoding MurR/RpiR family transcriptional regulator encodes MSVIKKINVMIDEMSNSERKVAEYICQFPEQVTMLTTTELANLADTSAAAVIRMLKKIGLTSFSEMKMALSLEISKGVEEGYSDITGSESLEDIKYKLLGNSYQTMLDTVENIEGKMISQAIEIIKQAPVIYLYGVGASKLVAINLQQKFSRIGKIVIFEEDFHSLLPMIISSSPDNLFIGISNSGENDEVIKLLNHAKNNQLKRIGVSKFGKHRLNELVDINLQIMKPNEATIRSGATTSLHAYYILIDILFFMYMNTDFEGNYQLIKRSFEVGKGNY; translated from the coding sequence ATGAGTGTTATAAAAAAAATAAACGTAATGATTGATGAAATGTCAAATTCTGAAAGGAAAGTTGCAGAATATATTTGTCAATTTCCAGAACAAGTAACAATGTTAACAACAACGGAATTAGCAAATTTAGCTGATACTAGTGCCGCTGCAGTGATTAGAATGTTAAAAAAAATTGGCCTTACTAGTTTTAGCGAGATGAAAATGGCTCTCTCTCTAGAGATCAGTAAGGGAGTAGAAGAGGGATACTCTGATATTACAGGTTCTGAATCATTAGAAGATATTAAGTACAAGCTGTTGGGAAATTCTTATCAAACTATGTTAGATACCGTTGAAAATATCGAGGGTAAAATGATTAGCCAAGCTATTGAGATAATTAAACAAGCCCCGGTTATCTATTTGTATGGCGTAGGCGCGTCCAAATTAGTCGCGATTAATTTACAACAAAAGTTTAGTCGAATCGGAAAAATTGTTATTTTTGAAGAAGATTTTCATTCGTTGCTCCCTATGATAATAAGTTCTTCGCCGGATAATTTGTTTATAGGTATTTCTAATTCAGGCGAGAATGATGAAGTGATTAAATTATTGAATCATGCTAAGAACAATCAGCTTAAACGAATAGGGGTTTCGAAATTTGGAAAACATCGTCTTAATGAGTTAGTTGATATCAATTTACAAATTATGAAACCAAATGAAGCGACCATAAGAAGTGGGGCGACAACTTCATTACATGCGTATTATATACTGATAGACATCTTGTTCTTTATGTATATGAACACGGATTTTGAAGGAAACTATCAATTAATAAAGCGTAGCTTTGAGGTGGGGAAAGGGAATTATTAA
- a CDS encoding metal ABC transporter permease, whose product MSVIFSLADFFNVPVSMMTALIASTLIGLTSGMLGSFIVLRRLSLMGDALSHAVLPGVAISYLLGLPMMIGATFFGVLAAALIEFITKKSTIKTDSSIGIILSSFFALGVILISKAQSGTDLNHILFGNVLAVTPQELLQSLIILVVVLALVIVFYQGFFISSFDPVIAQSYGINTNFYHYLLMVLLTIFTVSALSQVGIVMVIALLVTPAATMYLWVKNLKQMMIGASLLGVLMGVLGVFVSFNYDLPTSSTIVLVGAVFFIVSFIFSPKNNFIRRKETIVS is encoded by the coding sequence ATGAGTGTTATTTTTAGTTTAGCAGATTTCTTTAATGTGCCAGTCAGTATGATGACGGCCTTGATTGCTTCGACGCTGATTGGTTTAACGAGTGGCATGTTGGGAAGTTTTATTGTCCTTAGAAGATTATCGTTGATGGGCGATGCGTTATCACATGCGGTCTTGCCAGGAGTGGCCATTTCCTATTTATTGGGACTTCCAATGATGATTGGTGCCACTTTCTTTGGTGTATTGGCAGCGGCTTTGATTGAGTTCATTACGAAGAAAAGCACGATTAAAACCGATAGTTCAATTGGCATTATCTTGAGCAGTTTTTTCGCTTTAGGAGTTATTTTGATTAGTAAAGCTCAGAGCGGCACAGACTTAAACCACATTTTGTTTGGGAATGTCTTAGCCGTAACCCCTCAAGAATTATTACAGTCACTTATTATTTTAGTTGTGGTACTAGCCTTAGTCATAGTGTTTTACCAAGGATTCTTTATTAGTTCATTTGATCCGGTAATTGCGCAAAGTTACGGGATTAACACTAACTTTTATCATTATTTACTGATGGTGTTGTTAACGATTTTTACGGTTTCTGCTTTATCGCAAGTTGGGATTGTGATGGTGATTGCGTTACTTGTGACTCCAGCAGCGACTATGTATTTATGGGTTAAAAATTTAAAACAGATGATGATTGGAGCCTCTCTTTTAGGCGTATTAATGGGCGTGTTGGGGGTCTTTGTTAGTTTCAACTATGACTTGCCAACTAGTTCAACAATCGTGTTAGTTGGGGCAGTTTTTTTCATCGTCTCATTTATTTTTTCTCCCAAAAATAACTTTATTAGAAGAAAGGAAACCATTGTCTCATGA
- a CDS encoding MupG family TIM beta-alpha barrel fold protein: MTSKLFGISVYLQDLSEEYIRSASENGARYIFTSLHIPEEDLSRATEQLDELITYCHQYNMLLVPDVSPVTFEKLKIPAGDFKELKEMGIKAIRLDYGFDDIDRIKSLQEDFEIILNASTLNETFITEALAYGVDLQRIIAIHNFYPKNETGLSLQSVKLMNEIFLKYEIPVMAFVTGDALKRFPLFEGLPTVESHRTKHPYVATVELIECTNSSGVMIGDSQAYASTLRFIRDYLQNKVITLPIYLDKRYHDLFSQTLTSRRDVSEKIVRLTTPRCSGIRPENNGDRQFGDIILLNDLSNRYGGEIQLCKMSLPFYSGGNKIGFVHPDFKELLHFIDGSHVIKFVPLEVLD, encoded by the coding sequence ATGACATCAAAATTATTTGGAATTTCAGTTTATTTGCAAGATCTATCAGAGGAGTATATTAGAAGTGCTTCAGAAAATGGGGCTCGTTATATCTTTACTTCGTTACATATTCCCGAAGAGGATTTATCCCGGGCAACAGAACAGCTTGATGAGTTAATAACATATTGTCATCAATATAATATGTTATTAGTTCCCGATGTATCCCCCGTAACATTTGAAAAATTAAAAATTCCTGCGGGAGATTTCAAAGAATTAAAAGAGATGGGGATTAAAGCAATCAGGCTAGATTATGGTTTTGATGACATTGATCGTATAAAATCATTGCAAGAAGATTTTGAAATTATTTTAAATGCTAGCACATTGAATGAAACATTCATTACAGAAGCCTTGGCTTACGGCGTGGATTTACAAAGAATTATTGCTATTCATAATTTTTATCCTAAAAATGAAACAGGTCTATCACTACAATCAGTCAAACTTATGAATGAGATATTTTTAAAATATGAGATTCCAGTGATGGCTTTTGTGACAGGAGATGCATTGAAACGCTTTCCTTTGTTCGAAGGATTACCAACTGTTGAAAGTCACCGAACGAAACACCCTTACGTTGCAACAGTTGAATTAATTGAATGCACGAATTCTTCTGGTGTGATGATTGGTGATAGCCAAGCTTATGCCAGCACATTACGTTTTATTAGAGATTATCTTCAAAATAAAGTTATCACCTTACCTATTTATTTAGATAAACGTTATCATGACCTATTTAGTCAAACATTAACAAGTCGCCGTGATGTCTCTGAAAAGATTGTTCGTTTGACTACACCAAGATGCTCAGGGATTAGACCAGAAAATAATGGTGACCGTCAATTTGGCGATATTATTCTGTTAAATGATTTATCTAATCGTTACGGAGGAGAAATCCAACTTTGTAAAATGTCTTTACCATTTTATTCAGGCGGAAATAAAATTGGCTTTGTTCATCCTGATTTTAAAGAATTATTACATTTTATTGATGGATCCCATGTCATTAAATTTGTACCTTTGGAGGTGCTAGATTGA
- a CDS encoding NAD(P)H-dependent oxidoreductase — MKTLIILSHPDVSGSSTQQFLMAATQTLENVTLHHLEKYYPQGNINREYEQTLIADHDRIIFQFPLYWYSSPATLKEWQDVVLDEKKIDDWQGKEFGIVVIAGVAKKEYQAGGREIFTMDELMRPYQAVANKFKWQYLPIFGIYQFAYMTESCKQKLLIRYQQYIMLGNSQSLADRMAWFQHQLTEVSRTKEASVQHKIDLIKEQLQANQEELEMLRFTLDELE, encoded by the coding sequence ATGAAAACATTAATTATTTTATCGCATCCAGATGTTAGTGGTTCAAGTACGCAACAATTTTTGATGGCGGCAACTCAGACATTAGAAAACGTCACACTGCATCATTTAGAAAAATACTATCCACAAGGAAATATCAATCGTGAGTATGAACAAACATTGATAGCTGACCATGACCGGATTATCTTCCAATTCCCATTGTACTGGTATAGTTCACCCGCCACGTTGAAAGAATGGCAAGATGTTGTACTAGATGAGAAAAAAATTGACGACTGGCAAGGTAAAGAATTCGGCATCGTTGTGATTGCGGGAGTGGCTAAAAAAGAATACCAAGCGGGTGGTCGTGAGATTTTTACCATGGATGAATTGATGCGTCCGTACCAAGCTGTTGCCAATAAATTTAAGTGGCAATATTTACCGATTTTTGGCATTTATCAGTTCGCCTATATGACGGAAAGCTGTAAGCAAAAATTATTGATTCGTTATCAACAATATATTATGTTAGGGAATTCGCAAAGTTTAGCAGATCGTATGGCTTGGTTTCAACATCAGCTAACTGAGGTTTCTAGAACTAAAGAAGCAAGTGTGCAACACAAAATTGACTTAATTAAAGAACAGCTACAAGCAAATCAAGAAGAACTAGAGATGTTGCGTTTTACCTTAGATGAATTGGAGTAG
- a CDS encoding PTS sugar transporter subunit IIC: MDKITQFVETKIAPPLIKFSQLKYVQVIQRTGLGIMSLLVIGSLFLLLASFPNDTYLNFLGEFRWTLAAASGVGTSFIALFTVITTSYALVEWYNQNKNEKMDIVQPMILAVASFLLINPAQTVSTIVEGSKEPGSFSGVPSAALGALGVFSAILVGIVTVEMYRFFIRKKIVMKLPEGVPAMVSNAFTALIPSFFVIVFWWLISAVLHININELITSVFEPLVKVGDSSIAVIIVTLLNRILWSVGIHGSNIVSGVAGTFWTQMMTANQTAMQAGEPLPYTFTSVFMDNYIWTGLFPLALMLTRSKVARLKGMGALALPAAVFNIGEPLIFGLPIMMNPILMIPFTLSSLVLAITSVIGRVLGWIPVPVLNVPWITPAPIKAFLAANGSWAALIFVVFGWVVSYFIYLPFVKALEKQELVVEETME, from the coding sequence ATGGATAAAATTACACAATTTGTCGAAACTAAAATAGCACCACCATTAATTAAATTTTCACAGTTAAAATATGTACAGGTAATTCAGCGAACTGGTTTAGGGATTATGAGTCTTTTAGTTATCGGTTCATTATTTTTATTATTAGCATCATTTCCTAATGATACGTATTTAAATTTCTTAGGTGAGTTCAGATGGACATTAGCGGCAGCATCTGGGGTGGGTACGTCGTTTATTGCACTTTTTACTGTTATTACGACTTCATATGCTTTAGTTGAATGGTACAACCAAAATAAGAATGAGAAAATGGACATAGTTCAACCGATGATTTTAGCTGTTGCATCATTTTTATTAATCAATCCTGCTCAAACAGTCTCAACTATTGTTGAAGGTTCTAAAGAGCCTGGTAGTTTTTCAGGAGTGCCTTCAGCAGCATTAGGTGCTTTAGGGGTTTTCTCAGCTATTTTAGTGGGTATTGTAACAGTCGAAATGTATCGATTCTTTATTCGTAAAAAAATAGTAATGAAACTACCTGAAGGTGTACCAGCAATGGTATCAAATGCTTTTACAGCTTTAATTCCTTCATTCTTCGTTATTGTGTTTTGGTGGTTGATTAGTGCAGTATTACATATTAACATTAACGAATTGATTACATCAGTTTTCGAACCATTAGTAAAAGTTGGAGATAGCTCGATTGCAGTAATCATTGTCACTTTACTAAATCGAATCTTATGGTCAGTTGGTATTCATGGTAGTAATATTGTTTCGGGTGTTGCTGGTACATTCTGGACTCAAATGATGACAGCTAACCAAACAGCTATGCAAGCTGGAGAGCCGCTACCTTATACCTTTACAAGCGTCTTTATGGATAATTACATTTGGACTGGTTTATTCCCGTTAGCATTAATGCTAACACGTTCCAAAGTAGCACGTCTAAAAGGGATGGGGGCGTTAGCTCTACCTGCCGCTGTTTTTAATATCGGAGAACCATTGATTTTTGGTTTACCTATTATGATGAATCCGATTTTAATGATTCCATTTACTCTATCTTCATTAGTTTTAGCGATTACTTCTGTTATCGGTCGAGTATTAGGCTGGATTCCAGTTCCTGTTCTGAATGTTCCATGGATAACTCCCGCACCAATTAAGGCATTTTTAGCTGCTAATGGTAGTTGGGCAGCTTTAATCTTTGTTGTATTTGGTTGGGTTGTTTCATATTTTATATATTTACCATTTGTAAAAGCTTTAGAGAAACAAGAACTTGTTGTTGAAGAAACAATGGAGTAG